A stretch of the Macaca thibetana thibetana isolate TM-01 chromosome X, ASM2454274v1, whole genome shotgun sequence genome encodes the following:
- the SAGE1 gene encoding sarcoma antigen 1 isoform X12 has protein sequence MYSQEDHIFQLCSANLCASYVPIINQNVLITHIVNPEDYLQMQASPFRMSQLTPPEELHTVAYVFTNGGPQMRSDEVNPVAKGHQSKKKHSRKSKRHSSSKRRKSMSLWLDKQEDASVTHNVHEEKIKNGQPAHNNVIATVPTALINMAAAGISSMSTRDQYAAVTHNIHEEKINNSQPATNNILSTAPPWLGAMAAAGISSTSTRDLYAAVTHNVHEERINNSQPAADNILSTAPPWLGAMAAAGISSTSTRDLYAAVTHNVHEERINNSQPAADNILSTAPPWLGAMAAAGISSTSTRDLYSTVTHNIREERMENGQPQPDNILSTGPTGLINMAATPIPATSARNLYATVTHNGREQKMENVQPAPDNVLLTLRPQLINMAATGISTMSTRDPYATVNHHVHEARMENGQPQQDNVLSNVLSGFINVAGASIPAMSSRDLWYVTATHNVHEAKMKNDQQAPDNSLSTVPPGCTNLSGAGISSRSTRGLYSTVIHDIQEEEMENGQIPPDGLLSNSDSPELINMTGHRMPPEALGSFSYDFTSLSKDELLYKPDSNEFAVGIKNYSVSAGDPPVTAMSSVETVPNTLQISPAMAKKINDDIKYQLMKEVRRFGQNYERIFNLLEEVQGSMKVKRQFVEFTIKEAARFKKVVLIQQLEKVLKEIDSHCHLRKVKHMRKK, from the exons ATGTACTCTCAAGAGGATCATATATTTCAGCTGTGTAGTGCCAATTTATGTGCCAGTTATGTTCCAATTATAAATCAAAATGTTCTAATAACACACATAGTTAATCCTGAGGACTATCTGCAGATGCAGGCTTCTCCATTTCGAATGAGTCAACTAACTCCACCTGAAGAACTTCATACTGTTGCCTATGTGTTTACAAATGGTGGGCCG CAAATGAGGAGTGATGAAGTAAATCCGGTTGCAAAAGGAcatcaaagcaaaaagaaacattcCAGAAAATCTAAGAGACACTCTTCATCTAAGAGAAGGAAGAGTATGTCCCTGTGGTTAGACAAACAGGAAG ATGCTAGCGTCACTCACAATGTCCATGAAGAGAAGATAAAAAATGGCCAACCAGCACACAATAATGTCATTGCAACTGTTCCAACAGCGCTTATTAATATGGCAGCAGCTGGAATTTCATCCATGAGTACCAGGGACCAGT ATGCTGCAGTCACTCACAACATCCATGAAGAGAAGATAAATAACAGCCAACCAGCAACTAATAACATCTTGTCAACTGCTCCACCATGGCTTGGTGCTATGGCAGCAGCAGGAATTTCGTCTACGAGTACGAGAGATCTGT ATGCTGCAGTCACTCACAACGTCCATGAAGAGAGGATAAATAACAGCCAACCAGCAGCTGATAACATCTTGTCAACTGCTCCACCATGGCTTGGTGCTATGGCAGCAGCAGGAATTTCGTCCACAAGTACGAGAGATCTGT ATGCTGCAGTCACTCACAACGTCCATGAAGAGAGGATAAATAACAGCCAACCAGCAGCTGATAACATCTTGTCAACTGCTCCACCATGGCTTGGTGCTATGGCAGCAGCAGGAATTTCGTCCACAAGTACGAGAGATCTGT ATTCTACTGTCACTCACAATATCCGTGAAGAGAGAATGGAAAATGGCCAACCCCAACCTGATAACATCTTGTCAACTGGTCCCACAGGGCTTATTAATATGGCAGCGACTCCTATTCCAGCCACGAGTGCCAGAAATCTCT ATGCTACAGTCACTCACAATGGCCGTGAACAGAAGATGGAAAATGTCCAACCAGCACCTGATAACGTGCTATTGACTCTTCGACCACAGCTTATTAATATGGCAGCCACTGGTATTTCAACCATGAGTACCAGGGATCCGT ATGCTACTGTCAATCACCATGTCCATGAAGCAAGGATGGAAAATGGCCAACCACAACAGGATAACGTCTTGTCAAATGTTCTATCTGGGTTTATTAATGTGGCAGGAGCTAGTATTCCAGCAATGAGTTCCAGGGAtctgtggt ATGTCACCGCCACTCACAATGTCCATGAGGCGAAGATGAAAAATGACCAACAGGCACCTGATAACTCCTTGTCAACAGTTCCACCAGGGTGTACTAATCTGTCAGGAGCTGGTATTTCATCCAGGAGCACCAGGGgtctgt ATTCTACTGTCATTCACGATATccaggaggaggaaatggaaaatggTCAAATCCCTCCTGATGGCCTCCTGTCAAATTCTGATTCACCAGAGCTTATAAATATGACAGGACATCGTATGCCACCCGAGGCATTGGGTTCTTTCTCTTACGACTTCACAAGTCTCAGCAAAGATGAGCTGCTTTACAAACCTGATAGTAATGAATTTGCTGTAGGCATCAAAAACTACAGTGTCTCTGCAGGTGACCCACCAGTCACAGCAATGTCTTCAGTGGAAACTGTGCCAAATACACTACAAATATCTCCTGCCATGGCAAAGAAAATTAATGATGATATAAAATATCAATTAATGAAAGAAGTTCGAAGGTTTGGGCAAA attatgAAAGAATTTTCAATTTGCTTGAAGAGGTACAAGGATCTATGAAGGTCAAGAGACAATTTGTTGAATTTACCATCAAGGAAGCAGCAAG GTTTAAAAAAGTTGTCTTAATTCAGCAACTCGAGAAGGTGCTTAAAGAAATAGATTCCCACTGCCATCTCAGAAAAGTTAagcacatgagaaaaaaataa
- the SAGE1 gene encoding sarcoma antigen 1 isoform X8, which yields MYSQEDHIFQLCSANLCASYVPIINQNVLITHIVNPEDYLQMQASPFRMSQLTPPEELHTVAYVFTNGGPQMRSDEVNPVAKGHQSKKKHSRKSKRHSSSKRRKSMSLWLDKQEDASVTHNVHEEKIKNGQPAHNNVIATVPTALINMAAAGISSMSTRDQYAAVTHNIHEEKINNSQPATNNILSTAPPWLGAMAAAGISSTSTRDLYAAVTHNVHEERINNSQPAADNILSTAPPWLGAMAAAGISSTNSTVTHNIREERMENGQPQPDNILSTGPTGLINMAATPIPATSARNLYATVTHNGREQKMENVQPAPDNVLLTLRPQLINMAATGISTMSTRDPYATVNHHVHEARMENGQPQQDNVLSNVLSGFINVAGASIPAMSSRDLWYSTVTHNIREERMENGQPQPDNILSTGPTGLINMAATPIPATSARDLYATVTHNGREQKMENVQPAPDNVLLTLRPQLINMAATGISSMSTRDPYATVNHHVHEARMENGQPQQDNVLSNVLSGFINVAGASIPAMSSRDLWYVTATHNVHEAKMKNDQQAPDNSLSTVPPGCTNLSGAGISSRSTRGLYSTVIHDIQEEEMENGQIPPDGLLSNSDSPELINMTGHRMPPEALGSFSYDFTSLSKDELLYKPDSNEFAVGIKNYSVSAGDPPVTAMSSVETVPNTLQISPAMAKKINDDIKYQLMKEVRRFGQNYERIFNLLEEVQGSMKVKRQFVEFTIKEAARFKKVVLIQQLEKVLKEIDSHCHLRKVKHMRKK from the exons ATGTACTCTCAAGAGGATCATATATTTCAGCTGTGTAGTGCCAATTTATGTGCCAGTTATGTTCCAATTATAAATCAAAATGTTCTAATAACACACATAGTTAATCCTGAGGACTATCTGCAGATGCAGGCTTCTCCATTTCGAATGAGTCAACTAACTCCACCTGAAGAACTTCATACTGTTGCCTATGTGTTTACAAATGGTGGGCCG CAAATGAGGAGTGATGAAGTAAATCCGGTTGCAAAAGGAcatcaaagcaaaaagaaacattcCAGAAAATCTAAGAGACACTCTTCATCTAAGAGAAGGAAGAGTATGTCCCTGTGGTTAGACAAACAGGAAG ATGCTAGCGTCACTCACAATGTCCATGAAGAGAAGATAAAAAATGGCCAACCAGCACACAATAATGTCATTGCAACTGTTCCAACAGCGCTTATTAATATGGCAGCAGCTGGAATTTCATCCATGAGTACCAGGGACCAGT ATGCTGCAGTCACTCACAACATCCATGAAGAGAAGATAAATAACAGCCAACCAGCAACTAATAACATCTTGTCAACTGCTCCACCATGGCTTGGTGCTATGGCAGCAGCAGGAATTTCGTCTACGAGTACGAGAGATCTGT ATGCTGCAGTCACTCACAACGTCCATGAAGAGAGGATAAATAACAGCCAACCAGCAGCTGATAACATCTTGTCAACTGCTCCACCATGGCTTGGTGCTATGGCAGCAGCAGGAATTTCGTCCACAA ATTCTACTGTCACTCACAATATCCGTGAAGAGAGAATGGAAAATGGCCAACCCCAACCTGATAACATCTTGTCAACTGGTCCCACAGGGCTTATTAATATGGCAGCGACTCCTATTCCAGCCACGAGTGCCAGAAATCTCT ATGCTACAGTCACTCACAATGGCCGTGAACAGAAGATGGAAAATGTCCAACCAGCACCTGATAACGTGCTATTGACTCTTCGACCACAGCTTATTAATATGGCAGCCACTGGTATTTCAACCATGAGTACCAGGGATCCGT ATGCTACTGTCAATCACCATGTCCATGAAGCAAGGATGGAAAATGGCCAACCACAACAGGATAACGTCTTGTCAAATGTTCTATCTGGGTTTATTAATGTGGCAGGAGCTAGTATTCCAGCAATGAGTTCCAGGGAtctgtggt ATTCTACTGTCACTCACAATATCCGTGAAGAGAGAATGGAAAATGGCCAACCCCAACCTGATAACATCTTGTCAACTGGTCCCACAGGGCTTATTAATATGGCAGCGACTCCTATTCCAGCCACGAGTGCCAGAGATCTCT ATGCTACAGTCACTCACAATGGCCGTGAACAGAAGATGGAAAATGTCCAACCAGCACCTGATAACGTGTTGTTGACTCTTCGACCACAGCTTATTAATATGGCAGCCACTGGTATTTCATCCATGAGTACCAGGGATCCGT ATGCTACTGTCAATCACCATGTCCATGAAGCAAGGATGGAAAATGGCCAACCACAACAGGATAACGTCTTGTCAAATGTTCTATCTGGGTTTATTAATGTGGCAGGAGCTAGTATTCCAGCAATGAGTTCCAGGGAtctgtggt ATGTCACCGCCACTCACAATGTCCATGAGGCGAAGATGAAAAATGACCAACAGGCACCTGATAACTCCTTGTCAACAGTTCCACCAGGGTGTACTAATCTGTCAGGAGCTGGTATTTCATCCAGGAGCACCAGGGgtctgt ATTCTACTGTCATTCACGATATccaggaggaggaaatggaaaatggTCAAATCCCTCCTGATGGCCTCCTGTCAAATTCTGATTCACCAGAGCTTATAAATATGACAGGACATCGTATGCCACCCGAGGCATTGGGTTCTTTCTCTTACGACTTCACAAGTCTCAGCAAAGATGAGCTGCTTTACAAACCTGATAGTAATGAATTTGCTGTAGGCATCAAAAACTACAGTGTCTCTGCAGGTGACCCACCAGTCACAGCAATGTCTTCAGTGGAAACTGTGCCAAATACACTACAAATATCTCCTGCCATGGCAAAGAAAATTAATGATGATATAAAATATCAATTAATGAAAGAAGTTCGAAGGTTTGGGCAAA attatgAAAGAATTTTCAATTTGCTTGAAGAGGTACAAGGATCTATGAAGGTCAAGAGACAATTTGTTGAATTTACCATCAAGGAAGCAGCAAG GTTTAAAAAAGTTGTCTTAATTCAGCAACTCGAGAAGGTGCTTAAAGAAATAGATTCCCACTGCCATCTCAGAAAAGTTAagcacatgagaaaaaaataa
- the SAGE1 gene encoding sarcoma antigen 1 isoform X11 yields the protein MYSQEDHIFQLCSANLCASYVPIINQNVLITHIVNPEDYLQMQASPFRMSQLTPPEELHTVAYVFTNGGPQMRSDEVNPVAKGHQSKKKHSRKSKRHSSSKRRKSMSLWLDKQEDASVTHNVHEEKIKNGQPAHNNVIATVPTALINMAAAGISSMSTRDQYAAVTHNIHEEKINNSQPATNNILSTAPPWLGAMAAAGISSTSTRDLYAAVTHNVHEERINNSQPAADNILSTAPPWLGAMAAAGISSTSTRDLYAAVTHNVHEERINNSQPAADNILSTAPPWLGAMAAAGISSTSTRDLYSTVTHNIREERMENGQPQPDNILSTGPTGLINMAATPIPATSARDLYATVTHNGREQKMENVQPAPDNVLLTLRPQLINMAATGISSMSTRDPYATVNHHVHEARMENGQPQQDNVLSNVLSGFINVAGASIPAMSSRDLWYVTATHNVHEAKMKNDQQAPDNSLSTVPPGCTNLSGAGISSRSTRGLYSTVIHDIQEEEMENGQIPPDGLLSNSDSPELINMTGHRMPPEALGSFSYDFTSLSKDELLYKPDSNEFAVGIKNYSVSAGDPPVTAMSSVETVPNTLQISPAMAKKINDDIKYQLMKEVRRFGQNYERIFNLLEEVQGSMKVKRQFVEFTIKEAARFKKVVLIQQLEKVLKEIDSHCHLRKVKHMRKK from the exons ATGTACTCTCAAGAGGATCATATATTTCAGCTGTGTAGTGCCAATTTATGTGCCAGTTATGTTCCAATTATAAATCAAAATGTTCTAATAACACACATAGTTAATCCTGAGGACTATCTGCAGATGCAGGCTTCTCCATTTCGAATGAGTCAACTAACTCCACCTGAAGAACTTCATACTGTTGCCTATGTGTTTACAAATGGTGGGCCG CAAATGAGGAGTGATGAAGTAAATCCGGTTGCAAAAGGAcatcaaagcaaaaagaaacattcCAGAAAATCTAAGAGACACTCTTCATCTAAGAGAAGGAAGAGTATGTCCCTGTGGTTAGACAAACAGGAAG ATGCTAGCGTCACTCACAATGTCCATGAAGAGAAGATAAAAAATGGCCAACCAGCACACAATAATGTCATTGCAACTGTTCCAACAGCGCTTATTAATATGGCAGCAGCTGGAATTTCATCCATGAGTACCAGGGACCAGT ATGCTGCAGTCACTCACAACATCCATGAAGAGAAGATAAATAACAGCCAACCAGCAACTAATAACATCTTGTCAACTGCTCCACCATGGCTTGGTGCTATGGCAGCAGCAGGAATTTCGTCTACGAGTACGAGAGATCTGT ATGCTGCAGTCACTCACAACGTCCATGAAGAGAGGATAAATAACAGCCAACCAGCAGCTGATAACATCTTGTCAACTGCTCCACCATGGCTTGGTGCTATGGCAGCAGCAGGAATTTCGTCCACAAGTACGAGAGATCTGT ATGCTGCAGTCACTCACAACGTCCATGAAGAGAGGATAAATAACAGCCAACCAGCAGCTGATAACATCTTGTCAACTGCTCCACCATGGCTTGGTGCTATGGCAGCAGCAGGAATTTCGTCCACAAGTACGAGAGATCTGT ATTCTACTGTCACTCACAATATCCGTGAAGAGAGAATGGAAAATGGCCAACCCCAACCTGATAACATCTTGTCAACTGGTCCCACAGGGCTTATTAATATGGCAGCGACTCCTATTCCAGCCACGAGTGCCAGAGATCTCT ATGCTACAGTCACTCACAATGGCCGTGAACAGAAGATGGAAAATGTCCAACCAGCACCTGATAACGTGTTGTTGACTCTTCGACCACAGCTTATTAATATGGCAGCCACTGGTATTTCATCCATGAGTACCAGGGATCCGT ATGCTACTGTCAATCACCATGTCCATGAAGCAAGGATGGAAAATGGCCAACCACAACAGGATAACGTCTTGTCAAATGTTCTATCTGGGTTTATTAATGTGGCAGGAGCTAGTATTCCAGCAATGAGTTCCAGGGAtctgtggt ATGTCACCGCCACTCACAATGTCCATGAGGCGAAGATGAAAAATGACCAACAGGCACCTGATAACTCCTTGTCAACAGTTCCACCAGGGTGTACTAATCTGTCAGGAGCTGGTATTTCATCCAGGAGCACCAGGGgtctgt ATTCTACTGTCATTCACGATATccaggaggaggaaatggaaaatggTCAAATCCCTCCTGATGGCCTCCTGTCAAATTCTGATTCACCAGAGCTTATAAATATGACAGGACATCGTATGCCACCCGAGGCATTGGGTTCTTTCTCTTACGACTTCACAAGTCTCAGCAAAGATGAGCTGCTTTACAAACCTGATAGTAATGAATTTGCTGTAGGCATCAAAAACTACAGTGTCTCTGCAGGTGACCCACCAGTCACAGCAATGTCTTCAGTGGAAACTGTGCCAAATACACTACAAATATCTCCTGCCATGGCAAAGAAAATTAATGATGATATAAAATATCAATTAATGAAAGAAGTTCGAAGGTTTGGGCAAA attatgAAAGAATTTTCAATTTGCTTGAAGAGGTACAAGGATCTATGAAGGTCAAGAGACAATTTGTTGAATTTACCATCAAGGAAGCAGCAAG GTTTAAAAAAGTTGTCTTAATTCAGCAACTCGAGAAGGTGCTTAAAGAAATAGATTCCCACTGCCATCTCAGAAAAGTTAagcacatgagaaaaaaataa
- the SAGE1 gene encoding sarcoma antigen 1 isoform X3: MYSQEDHIFQLCSANLCASYVPIINQNVLITHIVNPEDYLQMQASPFRMSQLTPPEELHTVAYVFTNGGPQMRSDEVNPVAKGHQSKKKHSRKSKRHSSSKRRKSMSLWLDKQEDASVTHNVHEEKIKNGQPAHNNVIATVPTALINMAAAGISSMSTRDQYAAVTHNIHEEKINNSQPATNNILSTAPPWLGAMAAAGISSTSTRDLYAAVTHNVHEERINNSQPAADNILSTAPPWLGAMAAAGISSTNAAVTHNVHEERINNSQPAADNILSTAPPWLGAMAAAGISSTSTRDLYSTVTHNIREERMENGQPQPDNILSTGPTGLINMAATPIPATSARNLYATVTHNGREQKMENVQPAPDNVLLTLRPQLINMAATGISTMSTRDPYATVNHHVHEARMENGQPQQDNVLSNVLSGFINVAGASIPAMSSRDLWYSTVTHNIREERMENGQPQPDNILSTGPTGLINMAATPIPATSARDLYATVTHNGREQKMENVQPAPDNVLLTLRPQLINMAATGISSMSTRDPYATVNHHVHEARMENGQPQQDNVLSNVLSGFINVAGASIPAMSSRDLWYVTATHNVHEAKMKNDQQAPDNSLSTVPPGCTNLSGAGISSRSTRGLYSTVIHDIQEEEMENGQIPPDGLLSNSDSPELINMTGHRMPPEALGSFSYDFTSLSKDELLYKPDSNEFAVGIKNYSVSAGDPPVTAMSSVETVPNTLQISPAMAKKINDDIKYQLMKEVRRFGQNYERIFNLLEEVQGSMKVKRQFVEFTIKEAARFKKVVLIQQLEKVLKEIDSHCHLRKVKHMRKK; encoded by the exons ATGTACTCTCAAGAGGATCATATATTTCAGCTGTGTAGTGCCAATTTATGTGCCAGTTATGTTCCAATTATAAATCAAAATGTTCTAATAACACACATAGTTAATCCTGAGGACTATCTGCAGATGCAGGCTTCTCCATTTCGAATGAGTCAACTAACTCCACCTGAAGAACTTCATACTGTTGCCTATGTGTTTACAAATGGTGGGCCG CAAATGAGGAGTGATGAAGTAAATCCGGTTGCAAAAGGAcatcaaagcaaaaagaaacattcCAGAAAATCTAAGAGACACTCTTCATCTAAGAGAAGGAAGAGTATGTCCCTGTGGTTAGACAAACAGGAAG ATGCTAGCGTCACTCACAATGTCCATGAAGAGAAGATAAAAAATGGCCAACCAGCACACAATAATGTCATTGCAACTGTTCCAACAGCGCTTATTAATATGGCAGCAGCTGGAATTTCATCCATGAGTACCAGGGACCAGT ATGCTGCAGTCACTCACAACATCCATGAAGAGAAGATAAATAACAGCCAACCAGCAACTAATAACATCTTGTCAACTGCTCCACCATGGCTTGGTGCTATGGCAGCAGCAGGAATTTCGTCTACGAGTACGAGAGATCTGT ATGCTGCAGTCACTCACAACGTCCATGAAGAGAGGATAAATAACAGCCAACCAGCAGCTGATAACATCTTGTCAACTGCTCCACCATGGCTTGGTGCTATGGCAGCAGCAGGAATTTCGTCCACAA ATGCTGCAGTCACTCACAACGTCCATGAAGAGAGGATAAATAACAGCCAACCAGCAGCTGATAACATCTTGTCAACTGCTCCACCATGGCTTGGTGCTATGGCAGCAGCAGGAATTTCGTCCACAAGTACGAGAGATCTGT ATTCTACTGTCACTCACAATATCCGTGAAGAGAGAATGGAAAATGGCCAACCCCAACCTGATAACATCTTGTCAACTGGTCCCACAGGGCTTATTAATATGGCAGCGACTCCTATTCCAGCCACGAGTGCCAGAAATCTCT ATGCTACAGTCACTCACAATGGCCGTGAACAGAAGATGGAAAATGTCCAACCAGCACCTGATAACGTGCTATTGACTCTTCGACCACAGCTTATTAATATGGCAGCCACTGGTATTTCAACCATGAGTACCAGGGATCCGT ATGCTACTGTCAATCACCATGTCCATGAAGCAAGGATGGAAAATGGCCAACCACAACAGGATAACGTCTTGTCAAATGTTCTATCTGGGTTTATTAATGTGGCAGGAGCTAGTATTCCAGCAATGAGTTCCAGGGAtctgtggt ATTCTACTGTCACTCACAATATCCGTGAAGAGAGAATGGAAAATGGCCAACCCCAACCTGATAACATCTTGTCAACTGGTCCCACAGGGCTTATTAATATGGCAGCGACTCCTATTCCAGCCACGAGTGCCAGAGATCTCT ATGCTACAGTCACTCACAATGGCCGTGAACAGAAGATGGAAAATGTCCAACCAGCACCTGATAACGTGTTGTTGACTCTTCGACCACAGCTTATTAATATGGCAGCCACTGGTATTTCATCCATGAGTACCAGGGATCCGT ATGCTACTGTCAATCACCATGTCCATGAAGCAAGGATGGAAAATGGCCAACCACAACAGGATAACGTCTTGTCAAATGTTCTATCTGGGTTTATTAATGTGGCAGGAGCTAGTATTCCAGCAATGAGTTCCAGGGAtctgtggt ATGTCACCGCCACTCACAATGTCCATGAGGCGAAGATGAAAAATGACCAACAGGCACCTGATAACTCCTTGTCAACAGTTCCACCAGGGTGTACTAATCTGTCAGGAGCTGGTATTTCATCCAGGAGCACCAGGGgtctgt ATTCTACTGTCATTCACGATATccaggaggaggaaatggaaaatggTCAAATCCCTCCTGATGGCCTCCTGTCAAATTCTGATTCACCAGAGCTTATAAATATGACAGGACATCGTATGCCACCCGAGGCATTGGGTTCTTTCTCTTACGACTTCACAAGTCTCAGCAAAGATGAGCTGCTTTACAAACCTGATAGTAATGAATTTGCTGTAGGCATCAAAAACTACAGTGTCTCTGCAGGTGACCCACCAGTCACAGCAATGTCTTCAGTGGAAACTGTGCCAAATACACTACAAATATCTCCTGCCATGGCAAAGAAAATTAATGATGATATAAAATATCAATTAATGAAAGAAGTTCGAAGGTTTGGGCAAA attatgAAAGAATTTTCAATTTGCTTGAAGAGGTACAAGGATCTATGAAGGTCAAGAGACAATTTGTTGAATTTACCATCAAGGAAGCAGCAAG GTTTAAAAAAGTTGTCTTAATTCAGCAACTCGAGAAGGTGCTTAAAGAAATAGATTCCCACTGCCATCTCAGAAAAGTTAagcacatgagaaaaaaataa